In Brassica napus cultivar Da-Ae chromosome A3, Da-Ae, whole genome shotgun sequence, the sequence taaattttttttttcatatataacataatataacataCTTACGAaataaacttattcttttacagtattaaatttgtatatttgatgaaaataatatatcatattaaaaaaatatttttattacagttacaaaaaaaaattattttttaaacttgcCTTATGCATGTAAAATTCTCCGCATGTCACTGATAATTACATAACACACAACATATTAAATACAATTTTTCTCAAACTCCTAATTAATAGTATCAAGTCTCATCCGATTTGCATATActcaataaaagaagaaaaagaaaataaagaaaataataggaACAAGAAACAAGCCACATAAAACTTAGTTAAAACAAGCAAAAACATTAGGgatactttgacttgaaaacttgcaATTCAATGAATGTGGTACTCCTTTCATGTCAAAATTGAGTATTCAAAAGCAAAACTCAAGCCTAACTCGCTGCCCCACTTAGAGAGTTTTGAAATTTCTTTATTGACCGTTAGCTGAGCACGCTTCTGGGGGTTGCAACCCCCACAtgaaatcaataaaatataccAAACCTTTTATGGCCACTCTCTGCTCTACAGTCATCTCCCTCACAGAAGTCTTTAACCATAAATTTTCTCACATTTCGAGTTTACTACCAAAAACATTAGGGAAtctaaagaagaaaaagttgAAGAAATGGTTGCAGAGACGGGGATGGTGATGGTAGGTGTTCTGGGACTATGGGCGCGATTTGTCCGAAAGCCACTGCTTGAGTTCACCGGGGAAATTATAAAAGTCGCCTCTGAAGTCGTGTCGAGGATGTGTGGACGAGATACAGATACAGCTTCGCCCAACTCATCTCCTCCCATCTCTTGAAGAAGGTGATATGCAAATGTATATGCTAACATATTGTATTGAAAAAATTTAGGGATACAAAtaggttttgttttttcttatttgtggGTTCCCAACTATATATGTAAGTATACATCTTTTGGATGCTTAAATCTACTGATTAAACAAGAACAAGTTATTTACAAGAGTCTCTAGAGTTTGAAAGAATATTGTTACcaacataaaacaaaataataataaaaccgATGGTCATGTGTAGCCAATACGAGAGATGAGCGTTCCCACATGACCACCGGGTCATCGTTGTAGGGGAGAATTGGCTTTCCGAACACAAATTTATTAATCCTTACAACTTATAAGATTCAAGATATCTTGAATGAAAAGGTTTAAGTGAGTGAATTGGTGTTAGTGATATCCGTGTTCCACCTAACTTAGTGTCCAAATGAGATACTCCTCGATCCATGGAACTTATTTCTCGTGAAGAGAATCCCGCATGGCTAGATAGCTAGCTAGAGGGTTTACAAAAAGTTGACGCTTCACTAGGCTACTTTAGATCCAGGGAATAAGTTAATATGCAAGTTCTTTCATAAAAATACTTTAGATCGGACATTGCAACGACGTCGTGTCAAGTTCGGTTGAAAAGccggtttaatattttttctctatattCTTTACAGATTTTCATGTGTGATGTTGAATTCTGTTTCGGTTTTTATCAATTCGAGTTGGCTGTTTATATATCATTGTTGATATGTTGTTTATAGCATtggagtttaaaaaaaaaattgtttggtgAGTTTGAATAAAATAAGGTTTTGTTTTGTCACAAGAATAAAATAACGCTTTTGGAATTGTAAGTAAACTATTTGAATGGTGATATGTGATGAGTAGGATAACGAAaagagtatgaagaagagttaaCTAAGAAAAAGACGAGTAATGGAGTTCATTCATATAATGAACCATATAGTATTACGTACATGATTAGCTTCATTGTTAATGATTCTTCGGATTTAAGCATTTGATCTGTTGGACTGATTAAGAAGTCTTCGACATTACACATCCAACTAGAATTTTTATAAGCATTTTTGCGtctaaagtttttatttattttaaatcttttatattGGTAACATGTTCCAATCAAGTGGGAATCTGATTCCCGCGTTTTACCTTTTCACGTTTCCAGGCATTTTTCAAGCTGTTTTCCGTTTTGAAACGATCAAAGGAAAATAAGAACTTTGATTCCATCAcgttagtttcaaaaaaaaaacatttacttttaaaaacaaatcaatatcttattttgttttgtcataAACAACAAAGACTTCTCCCACAAGGAAGCTCATGTGTCTACCTTTCGCTATACGCATCCTCGACTACCATCCATTTTCCTCCAATTTCTTAGATAAACTTTTCCAAGTCACAAAAGTACTTTTTATTGAACCATaagaataaataaagaaaaaggtgAGATACCCACTTCAAAAAGATGGTAATGTGTCTTTTTACATTAGGCGAGATGATAAAATCTGAACAAACAAAGTTGTCTTTATATCTAAAGAAACATTTTGTGAAAAAGAGCGAGAGTAAGGTGAAGCCATGGCGTCCAAAATTGTCTCAGCCATAGTCTTTGTATTCAACCTCGTTGCCTTTGGTCTAGCCGTTGCGGCTGAACAAAGACGAAGCACTGTAAGTCCTAATTAAACACATCTAAATTGAACAAGATGGTGATTATCTGAtctttttacaacaaaaaaaaattggtgggGCAGGCAACGGTTATGCAAGACACTGAGGTGCAATACAACTATTGTGTGTATGATTCGGACAGAGCCACAGGGTATGGAATCGGAGCCTTTTTCTTCTCAGTGGCTAGTCAACTCCTTATCATGCTCGTTAGCCGTTGCTTCTGTTGTGGAAAGCCTCTCAAGCCTGGGGGTTCACGCGCTCTTGCCCTCGTTCTCTTCGTTGTCAGCTGGtaatatatttaccttttttgttgttatttagCTTAATTAGTTCATCGATCACATATTTATTCCTTATCTTAAGCTAGCCTGGACATAATTGGTTCTAGTATGGGATTTTGATTCGGTCCAAAGTAACTAACTGACCTTAAacagaaaatgaaaatacaaatatgaaTCAAATCCACAGTCAAACATATACGTCTTAGTTACATGTCATTAGTCTATTatgaatattaaaatcataatttatcTAACGATCGCCTTGCAAGTTACATTCTCTGTTCAAACTTCGAATGTTTCTATAGTTCAAATCTAAAATAAGTATCTTAATCCATTATAATGTCTAAGGTGTTAGTTATATTTGGTTACTGATCCATTTGTGCTTGATCAATCTATCACTGGtttgaataattttgttttggtaTTTGATTGTTGTTTTCTTGGCGAAAAAGGATGTTCTTCTTGATAGCAGAGACATGCCTATTAGCtgggtcagtagagaatgcatacCACACAAAGTATAGGACAATGTTCATGGACAATCCTCCAGACTGTCAGACTCTTCGTAAGGGAGTATTCGCTGCGGGTgcttctttcatcttcttcaacgCTATTGTCTCTCAATTCTATTAtttcttttactcttctgcTGCTGAGGCTTCCCCTTTGCCTTATTAGAGGACTTCTATTCCACAAAAATATGTCttcattttctattttctatatgATATGTGATACATATACTATTGTCATACTTTGGGGGTGTTATCTTTATATTGTGTGACAGCAAAATTATATGAAGCTGAGGGTAAAACTATGAGTTTTGTAGATTGATTTGTATggatattgaatttttttttttttttttgaacacgtATGGATATTGAatttaaatgttgtttttacCAACAAATCGTTTATTCAtctggttccaaagataaaaatgaaaattatccAAACATCAAAGTGTCCATACAACTAGTAACATATTCCCATGAACACCAATCACCATCCACAAGTTTGCAACTGTTCTTTTTGttaccaataaaataaaatatcttctgAGAGAAATCTAGCCTCGAATTCTCATTGGATAACCAATGATGACTTGGCAGATACTTTCTTTAAGATAATGTTATCCACACATCTTCAGTGATCTCTGTAGGGACCACTACTCCTCTCCTGTCCGAATATCACCTCCTCCTTCACTCCTTGGCAAGTACATATATACTCACACTCTCTCTCGCAAAATATCCACTTCGATAGTCTTCTTATTCAATCGATCTTGatatctctctgtttttttcttttccaaaaatGGCCCTTCAAGTTGCTCTTTTGGTCTCCTCTGCTTTCTCTGTCCAAAAAGATGGAAAAGTGAAcgcttcttcatcatccttcAAGGACTCGAGTCTCTTTGGTGCCTCCATTACCGAACATGGCTCTTCCTCATTAAGATTCAAGGTACATAACTCCTAACATTGCATTCTTGGTCAAGTAATGGTTCATTGTTGAAAAGATATCTATTATTGTTCAGAGAGAACATAGCTCGAGGAGTGTATTAGCAGTTCGTGCCCAAACCGCTGCAACTTCAAGCCCCTCGGTCACAAAATCTTCATCTGGCGGCAAGAAAACGTTGAGGAAAGGTAACGTGGTGGTCACGGGAGCCTCGTCAGGGTTAGGTTTAGCCACGGCTAAAGCTCTGGCCGAGACAGGTAAATGGCACGTGATAATGGCGTGCAGGGACTTTCTTAAGGCCGAAAGAGCCGCTAAATCTGCAGGGATGCCTAAAGACAGCTACACGGTGATGCATTTGGACTTAGCCTCGTTGGACAGCGTGAGACAGTTCGTTGATAGCTTCAGGAGATCAGAGATGCCTCTCGATGTTTTGGTCTGCAACGCTGCGGTTTATTTCCCGACAGCTAAAGAGCCTAGTTACAGTGCTGAAGGGTTTGAGCTTAGCGTTGCAACGAATCATTTGGGACATTTTCTTCTCTCGAGGTTGTTGCTTGATGACTTGAAGAAGTCTGATTACCCTTCAAAGCGTCTCATTATCGTCGGATCCATTACCGGTATTGTCTAAAATCTGTATATAAAGTTAGATGAGCTTCCAACTTTAAACCATTTTACGCTAAAGAATGAGTTTTGATCATTGTATCTTTGTTTTGGTTTAGGGAACACGAATACATTGGCTGGTAACGTTCCACCGAAGGCGAATCTAGGCGATCTGAGAGGTTTAGCTGGCGGATTGAACGGCTTAAACAGCTCGGCGATGATTGATGGAGGAGATTTTGACGGAGCAAAGGCTTACAAAGACAGCAAAGTGTGCAACATGTTGACGATGCAAGAGTTGCACAGGCGTTACCATGAAGAAACTGGAGTCACATTCGCTTCGCTTTACCCTGGTTGCATTGCCTCCACGGGTCTATTCAGAGAGCACATTCCGCTTTTCCGTACACTGTTCCCTCCGTTTCAGAAGTACATCACCAAAGGATATGTCTCCGAGACAGAGTCTGGCAAAAGACTTGCTCAGGTAATAACTTGTGAGCCAAGGAAgtactattctttttttttcttttttttttttgttgtgtacTCAATCAGTGGAGTTATGTTTAATAAAATCAGGTGGTGAGTGATCCGAGCTTGACGAAGTCAGGGGTGTACTGGAGCTGGAACAAGGCTTCGGCGTCTTTCGAGAACGAGTTATCAGAAGAAGCAAGCGATGTTGAGAAGGCTCGTAAAGTGTGGGAGATCAGTGAGAAGCTCGTTGGGTTGGCTTAAATGACACTTGGAATCTCTTCTTTCTGATGAGATCACGTTGTGCCAAGTGATGAAAACTCTAGAGGATGTTCTGGATTTTTAGATGTCTGATTCTGTTGAGGAATTTTTCGTTAGTGTATGTTGAGTGTAGATCTGTTTGGCTTGTAGCCcataataaagaaataaaagttGGCCAGCAACAAGCATACACCAACATCTTTGTGCATCAAAATTTAATCAACTCCTATGtctggtttaaaaaaaaacaagattcagGCTCTAACGAACTGCATTCCAAGAATCCATACCATCAGTACTATCTTCACATGTGTCAACATGATCATGTCCTACCCTTTGTGTTAATGTAAAGTGTAATAATGAAGTCAGTACGATGGAGCAGAAGATATAGCACAAGCCTCTTTGATGACATCCAAATCATGTGAGATAACAACAGATCCATCAGCAGCTATGCTCTCTCTAAAAGAGGTTGAGCAGAAATGGATTTCTGTCTCTCTAAAGAGTCCTATAAGCTTCAATCAGAAACATGGCTGACTGACACAACAGATTGTTCAAGCTCCCAAAGAAGAGATAATACATGTCATCAAATCCACAAAACAACCtgacaaaaatagattttagttGGAACCGAACCGGTGTAAGTGGGATGGTAAAGATATTTTAGGGATACActtcaatattattttaatttgtcggaaccaaaaacaaaaagaaaaacaaagaaagaagacaAAAGCCAACAAGCCATCACCGTCGTTGTCGTTAAAACCTCCATTATCATCATCGTAAGTTGACTTATAGAGCGAATTAACATCATCCAATCTCCCTGAAACTCCTCAGCCCTTTGGCGATCGATTCGGTAGGTTCTCTTCATTATCTGTATTGGATTCTCCTTCCTTTAGAGAATTGAAATCTGAATCCCTggttattgaattattattgttttctcGTAGCATGGTTTAAGCAAAACAGATCTCTAGGatttgattataaaaaaaaatggattttcTATGTGGAAAGATCttgagaaaaaaacattttagtttccTTCTCTATGTGTTCTTCTCAAATCTAGGTTAGATGCTTATCAGACAATCATTCTCACACAAACCTTGATTACCATGAAACCCTTTTAAGAGTCTTGGGTCTTGTTGTGTTCCATTAACAGGACTTTGCCTCCCATGGAAGGAAGCTTCCTCATCTCTGATGCTCAACAAGCACATGAAGAAGTCAAACAAAAACCTAATCTCATCACGGGTCCAGCAGGATCCCAAGCTAACGAAAGTGGCTGTTTTGATTGCAACATCTGTCTAGACACCGCCCTTGATCCGGTGGTCACTCTCTGCGGACACCTTTTCTGCTGGCCTTGCATTTACAAGTGGCTACATGTTCAGTTATCTTCTCTCTCCACTGATCATCACCGCCGTAACAACTGCCCTGTCTGCAAATCAAACATTGCAATCACCTCACTGGTTCCTCTCTATGGAAGAGGCATGTCTTCATCCGTTAACTCCAAGGAACAAGACTCAGAGTCCACAGTAATACCTCGGAGGCCTGCTCCATCAACAACCCTAAACAATCCCATCGCTTCAGAACCATCTCTGAACCAAACAATGTCTCCAACGTTTCACAGCCACCGATACTCCCCTCGTGGCTTCACCACAACTGAATCAACCGACCTCGCCAACGCGGTAATGATGAGTCTTCTTTACCCGGTGATTGGGATGTTTGGGGACATGGTCTACACCAGGGTATTCGGAACCTTCACAAACGCAATAGCTCAGCCTTACCAAAGCCAGAGGATGATGCAGACTGACAAGTCTCTTAATCGGGTATCCATATTCTTCCTTTGTTGCATCATCCTTTGCCTCCTTCTCTTCTAGTTCTCTCCCTCGTTGTATAGACTTTGTTGTAAATAGCCTGTAAAGGTCTACGTCTTTGTGGTATAACAACTACATATACACTATTGTTCTGAGCTAGGTCTCTCAAATTGCTGGCCAATTGCTCTCTCTGTATTGCATATCTATAGACATATACATGCTTGTATCAATTCTTCATGAACCATATTAAATGTTTGAGTCTCATATGAACATTTCATCTTCTATTTCTTCTAAAGTTGCCTAGCTTCCTAAAGAACTTTATAGATATAGCTAAATGATAATTTGAATAGGTTTTCTACGTGAAGAGAAGTGAGTTGGTGTATATTATTTAGTCACATTAAACATGAAAcatctaaaaacaaaaaattagccTCTAAAAGCATTCAGCTGCCAGTGTATTGAGAGAGCCTATCTACATTTCCTTTGATCCACTTTAGATGCTGAAACAAGTCTGCTAACAAGCTCCTGTAACCGGTTAGCTCCAGGACCGGGATTGATCTTTGACGGATCACCGACCTTAGAGCATTTATGTTTGTCTGCACACCAACCACCTGGTGTAAAGTTCCCACCATTACCTCCTCTACCTAGCAGCTCTATATCAATCTTGTCTAAAGCAAGATCATCGTGTTTGAACTTGCGGGCGAACACAGCTCCGCTTGCAATCATCCTCTCCGTGTCGCTGATGTTGAGTGTCCGAGGATGCTGTTTCGGAGGACGGTCCCACGAGATGTAGTGAAGGTCGTGGTTAACCACCGTGCTCGAATACTCTGGTGTGTTGCATATAACGGTTTGGAAATATCCTTCTGGTGTGGAGAGGAAGTTGGTGTAATACATTAGAAGTGTCCGTGGAAGATTGTCCCATCCCCAAATGCAATATTCTACGAAGGACCGTGATAAGACCATCCAAGCAGAACCTTAAGTTTCATCAAAATACACATAGTTTAGCCACCAACTCTTCTTGTTACTAAACTAATGAACACTAGTTACCAGTGAAGAGTTTGAAAGCAGTTGGCATGGTTCTACGTGGTGTAACCCAGAAGACATCTGATTTCTTCGTCGAGTAAAGCCCCGGGTCTATGATCAGAGGCTTTGCTCGCTTCTCTCTGCAAGAAGAAATATTCATTACTCTTTTTAGACATATCTCAAAGTTTGTATTCTGTGATAAATAATAAGAATCATTACGCTTTCCAGCCTAGTTTGCTAGTGTAGTCGATAAAGTTGAGGTTCCGGTCCAGCCCGGTGAATGTATGAATAAGATCTGCGaatgaacaaaaaaactaaCATTGTTGATCCAATAATTATACAAAGGAAGACACTATGTGTTTAGGTACCATCTTGAGTCACTAGAGGATAATCCGAGGCGCTGAGGTTGATGAACCAATCCCAATCTTTACTCTTCTTCAATAGAATGGCGCATGCATGAAGCGTATTAGCCACCATTGTTGGTCCTCTATACGTAACGAGGTTAGCCTTTGTGATCATATGAACATTCCCAACGTCGTTAAACACAGGATCTTCTCTCACGCGTTTAGCCAGCTCGATCCTCTCTTCAGCAGGAGACTCGAGATCGAGATGAACAACGTATTGGTTTCTCGGATGGTACAATGCTCGTAACACTCTCCATAGAGACTCTAAGTCACCTTTCGAACCTGAAACTAGATAACCAAAGCGAGGACTAGACTGTAcatgaggaggaggagaggagTGGTTGTTGGTCTTTGACTCTACGAACTCGACGGTTGTTTCGTTGGAGGGTGATAGATTTGAGGAGAAGATGAGTGAGTTAATGGAACGCACGGAAGAGAGGAGACCCATGTTGAAGGATGCAGCTGTGAGGAATATGAACATGAGAGAAGCCATTGCTAGAGGAAATATCCATCTCCTTTCTGAGTTTGAAAACGCCATTGAATAGTCTTTTCATAGAGAATCTGAAAAAACGGAAGGTtacgtaaaataaaaaaattaggtcAACGTAACAAGCTCTTGTGGGATCATCATCAAGGATATTCACAAATGGAGATTgatataactttaaatattcaTCGTTAACTCtgtgagaaaaaaataagaattcgAATTTGAATTTATCCCAAAATAGTCGATGAGGGAAACGAAAAACGAGGGATTCACAAATCGTAAAACGTGATCACAAGTATTAGCCTATCATAAAAATAGTTCGGAAAAGACATGTCTGAAAATAAGAAAGACCCTCTCGTTCTATATTCGACCAATCAAAACACATTTTAAAGATGTGATGACAATGGAAAAAAGCAAAAACTTATAAGACCTGGTTTCTTAAATCTTCTCTGGACTTGACGTGCGAATGTTACGGGCACTTCACTATCTAGAGAGGAGTCTAAGATTTAATTATCTTTTGAGGATTTATTAACTAAATTGTAAATAACTCTTTTGTCTAGAAAAtagatttaaagaaataaatctGAGACTA encodes:
- the LOC106440957 gene encoding protochlorophyllide reductase B, chloroplastic, translated to MALQVALLVSSAFSVQKDGKVNASSSSFKDSSLFGASITEHGSSSLRFKREHSSRSVLAVRAQTAATSSPSVTKSSSGGKKTLRKGNVVVTGASSGLGLATAKALAETGKWHVIMACRDFLKAERAAKSAGMPKDSYTVMHLDLASLDSVRQFVDSFRRSEMPLDVLVCNAAVYFPTAKEPSYSAEGFELSVATNHLGHFLLSRLLLDDLKKSDYPSKRLIIVGSITGNTNTLAGNVPPKANLGDLRGLAGGLNGLNSSAMIDGGDFDGAKAYKDSKVCNMLTMQELHRRYHEETGVTFASLYPGCIASTGLFREHIPLFRTLFPPFQKYITKGYVSETESGKRLAQVVSDPSLTKSGVYWSWNKASASFENELSEEASDVEKARKVWEISEKLVGLA
- the LOC106440958 gene encoding E3 ubiquitin-protein ligase RMA3 — protein: MEGSFLISDAQQAHEEVKQKPNLITGPAGSQANESGCFDCNICLDTALDPVVTLCGHLFCWPCIYKWLHVQLSSLSTDHHRRNNCPVCKSNIAITSLVPLYGRGMSSSVNSKEQDSESTVIPRRPAPSTTLNNPIASEPSLNQTMSPTFHSHRYSPRGFTTTESTDLANAVMMSLLYPVIGMFGDMVYTRVFGTFTNAIAQPYQSQRMMQTDKSLNRVSIFFLCCIILCLLLF
- the LOC106444674 gene encoding beta-glucuronosyltransferase GlcAT14A-like is translated as MAFSNSERRWIFPLAMASLMFIFLTAASFNMGLLSSVRSINSLIFSSNLSPSNETTVEFVESKTNNHSSPPPHVQSSPRFGYLVSGSKGDLESLWRVLRALYHPRNQYVVHLDLESPAEERIELAKRVREDPVFNDVGNVHMITKANLVTYRGPTMVANTLHACAILLKKSKDWDWFINLSASDYPLVTQDDLIHTFTGLDRNLNFIDYTSKLGWKAEKRAKPLIIDPGLYSTKKSDVFWVTPRRTMPTAFKLFTGSAWMVLSRSFVEYCIWGWDNLPRTLLMYYTNFLSTPEGYFQTVICNTPEYSSTVVNHDLHYISWDRPPKQHPRTLNISDTERMIASGAVFARKFKHDDLALDKIDIELLGRGGNGGNFTPGGWCADKHKCSKVGDPSKINPGPGANRLQELVSRLVSASKVDQRKCR
- the BNAA03G48600D gene encoding uncharacterized protein BNAA03G48600D is translated as MASKIVSAIVFVFNLVAFGLAVAAEQRRSTATVMQDTEVQYNYCVYDSDRATGYGIGAFFFSVASQLLIMLVSRCFCCGKPLKPGGSRALALVLFVVSWMFFLIAETCLLAGSVENAYHTKYRTMFMDNPPDCQTLRKGVFAAGASFIFFNAIVSQFYYFFYSSAAEASPLPY